The Cytobacillus sp. NJ13 sequence AATCCAAAAGCCGGAAGCATCAGTCCCAGAATGTTGCCTAAAAACATGGTATATCCAGGTCTAGGGATAAGCACGGACAATAGGACAGCTAAAGCTGCCTGGTAAGTCACCAGACTCATCGTCTGGGAAAAAATAAACAGATCAAACTTCTTGGAAAAGATACTGATTAGCATAAAAGACACCACAATGCAGACCAGCCAGAACAACCATATCCCAAGGAATTTACCGAATAATATAGTAGAGCGTGATGCCCTTGTCACCAGAAACCTCATTGTACGCTCATGGATTTCTCTGTTTATTGTGTCGTGGGACAAACCGAACACAAATAATTGTCCAAGCAGCAAAATGATACTTAAAAGACCGATCGTGTGGATATCCTCAGCCTCGCCTGCAGTCAGTTCCACTCCAGATGATAGTACACTGGAAAACTTCGACGCATAATACGATACTGCAAATAATATGGCAATCATAATAATGGATTTAATCCCTTTAAAAAGACTTATAAACTCTCTCTTGCACATCACAAACATTTTCCATGCTCCCTTCAGCTTGATTCTGATTAAAGTATATACCGTCAATCTTAACCGCCCTGAAATACTACCTTAATTTTTCCTTAATTCCTATATTTTTGGAAATAGAGTGATATGATAGGTTTGAACAAACTAGATTAGGAGAATAACCATGCAAGATTCAAGATTACTGCTTGTTGATGACGAACAAGCTATTTTGCACATGCTATGCACGATTTTGCAGCGTGAACAATTCAGAAATATAGATACCGCCTCTACTGCCGCACAAGCATTAGAGCGCTGCCGGGCCAATACCTATGATCTCATTCTATTGGATGTGATGCTCCCTGACCGCAGCGGTTTTGATATTTGTCCTTTAATAAGGGAAACGACAGATGCCCCCATCTTCTTTCTGACTGCACGCTCTACTGACCTTGATAAACTTTCAGGATTTGCCCTTGGAGCAGATGATTATATTACCAAGCCCTTTAATCCGCTTGAAGTAGCTGCGCGAATTAAAGCACACTTGCGCCGACATAAAGGAAGTCAGCCTGTTCCCGTACAGACAATCTATGATTTTGGCAGAATTAAGATCAATACTTCAGCAGGGGAAGTTACTGTTTCCGGGAAAAGGATAGACCTGCCAGCGCAAGTCTACCAGCTTCTCCTATTCTTAAGCAAACATCCCAATCAGCTTTTCAGCAAGAGCCAGCTATATGAGCATGTATGGGGAGAAGAAGGATTTGGAGAGGACAACACGGTCATGGTGCACATCCGAAAGCTCCGGGAGAAAATTGAAAGCAATCCAAGCAGCCCCTGCCACATTATTACTGTAAGGGGACTTGGCTATAAATTTGTTCCGGAAGGCAGCATTTATGAACATCCATAGACGATTCATCTTTCAATTTTTTGTCCAATTAATTACCGTTTTTGTGCTCTTTTTTATCATTCTGATTTCCTTTTGGGCTTTTCTTGGTTTTTCAATGATGGATTTCGAATCCAAACAGGATCTCTCCAAAGCAGAAGATTATTTTGTATCTGACCATGTTAGCTTTAAAGACGGGAAGGCTGTTTTTAAAGAGGAATTGAAAAGCCTGGCAAAGGAACAGAATGGATGGCTCCTTGCCATTAATGAAACCGGGGATGTTCTGGGTACTTTCAATATGCCGGATAAAGCTCCTAAAAAGTTAAAGAAAAGTGAAATCGCCGCCATTACTTATGGGGAAAGCAGTGAAGCCCATTATACATATTGGAAGATCGGCACTAAACCGCATTTTGTCCTTTTTGGAAAGGCCAAGGCTGCGACTAAACTTCTAGATCAAATATCCCCACGTGTGGATTGGAAACAACAGAAGCTGAACCTTTCTGAAATCGTAGAGGACGAATTATCCAGGAGAAATGCCTGGGTCCAGCTTATTGCTCCTGCAGGTAATGTAGTGGATGAGTATGAAGCCAACAATCAGCCGAACAAATACTCAGTCAGAAAGCTATTCGCAGAACAGGATACGGAAGGCAGCACACCAGCAGTATACTTTGACCAAAACACAGAAAGTGCCATCCTGTTAGGGATTCCCGCTGACAATAAGGCTTCCACTATGGAAAAAAGTTTATTTGAAAGTCTAAATAGAAGTCTCATGATCATTTTTGTCATGGCATTTCTGCTGCTTCTGGGCGGAACTCTCTGGTATGCACGCAAATTCGGTGTTCCTCTGCTGACATTAATGAAATGGATTCAAAACCTGGGGAGCGGGCTGTATCAGGAGCCTGCAGATGTCCATGGCAATCCGGTAACACTCAGCAGAAAAGGAAAATTGAAAAGAAAGTTCCGTATTTATAAGGAATTGATTACAACCTTAACACAGCTTACCGAAACTCTTCAGCAAAATGAGAAGCAGCAGCGGATGATGGCCAATACAAGAGAAGAATGGATCAGCGGCCTTTCCCATGATTTAAAAACTCCGCTATCCTCCATTTCCGGATATGCTCAAATGCTTGCCACAAATGATTACACATGGTCCGAAAAGGAAACAAAGGAGTTCGCCCTCATTATGGCTGAAAAGTCGGATTACATGATGGACCTGCTGGAGGACTTAACTTTAACTTACCGTCTAAAGAACAATGCTCTCCCAATTGCCAAAGTGCCGACCGACTTAAACGAATTTATTCGCCGAATCATCATTCATTACATTAATGATCCAGTCTATCAGGACAGAACATTCCATTTCATTCCGCATCCTGAATCCATAACAGCTTCCATTGATCCCAAATGGTTTCAGCGGATTATGGATAATATCATAGCCAACGCGATTAAATATAACCCGCCAGGCACAGCCATTTCCGTTATCCTCTCTTCCATAGAAGAACATCTAATTGTCATTAACATTAAGGATGATGGCATCGGCATGGACAGCGCCACACTCGGAAAGCTCTTCAGCCGCTACTATAGAGGAACCCATACAGGCGAAACCGGAAGCGGATCAGGACTAGGCATGGCCATCACCAAACAGCTTGTCCACCTCCATGGAGGTACCATCAATGTTCAAAGCAAGCCTCAAAACGGCACCCTCATCCGGATTATGCTGCCAGTCAATTAACACATAAAAAAGAGTGCAGAGTGCACTCTTTTGCTGTATATTGCATTTCAATCAAACGATTGATTGAAATTTTTGGGTTCTGCAGCTGCCATCTTTTATCAATAAATTCTTGAATAAATAACAAATGATAAAAACACGGTACAAATAAGCAAAGTGGATAAAATATTCACGGCTGCACTTGCCGTTAATAAAATCAGATCCAACTTCAGCCCTATGTTAAAAACAATTAAATACATCATCATGGCAAAAAAAGAGGCAAACATTCCTTTTTCCCTGATCAGCTTCATCCGCTCATCTTTCTGTTTGAATTGAGGATACAGATAGCTTAAACAAAAACACATAACCGCCATTCCAATCATAATGTAAGACTCAGATGGCGGGGCAGAATCAGCCGTAACCCCTGCATAGATGATAAAACCGCTCATCGCCAAAAAGAATACTCCCAAAAGTAAAAATGTAATTCGATACCGTTCCTTCAATCCGGCTCCCCCTTTACTCTTTCTTTCCTTCATAAACAAATAATTCTTCAATTGTGGTATTAAACGTCCTTGCCAATTCAAATGCAAGCGGGAGGGAGGGATAATACTTCCCCTTCTCTATGGATATTACTGTCTGCCTGGAGACTCCGAGTTTAGCTGCCAGCCTATCCTGTGAATAGCCATGCCTTTTTCGAAACTCGACTAAGTTATTTTCCAATTCGTTCACCTCATCCTAAGTGCAGATTAATGTAAAATTCCCTTTACGTCAAGTAAACTTTACATCATTAACAAAAAAATACAGCATACCAGAGAAGCTTCTCTATGTTTTAATTTTTTTATTCCCCTGAGTGTCCAACAAACTTTAGGCATAGCCTCATAAAAAGAATGCAAACTAAAAACGCAGATGCCTTAATGACTATAAAGGGGGTGAAAATCATGGCAAAGGATAAGAAAAACCAATCAGATCATAAGAATAATGCACTTCCAAAGGATACGGAATATGCGGATGACAGAGAAAATGGCCTCGAAAGAATCGCGTTAAAAGCTCAAAGAGACAACACCAAGTGAGCCATATGGGACAGTTTAAGCTGTCCCTATTCATTCCTGGCGTTACGGCCAAAATGCATGTGGTATACTTTGCGTGCTTGAGTTTCGGATTGTATGTTGTTAATAAAGCGATCTTTAACCTCCTCCATCAGCAGACTCTCCAGCTTTTCAAGCCTTTTTGGTCCGAATCCGGTCAATTTTTCAGAGATTATCACCTTAAACTCTGCATATTGCTTATAAATTCGAATGCTTCCATGCCCAGTTCTTTTTGTTTTTCCTGCAGTAAAATCAAATTCATAATTTTGCTCTATGTAAGAAGAGACCTCAGGAAGCCCCAAGTTCTCATATAATGGCGGAAATTGATGATGGATAGGAGGATCGGTGAACCGTACGGAATCAATGTTCATAGTCCCTCTCCTCTCAATGTTTACAGTAATTATCTCCAATTATGAATAAATTCAAGCGAACCATATTATACTGAAATTGTTTTTGCCGCCATGGACTGATAAAATCCTTATTATAAAAATGGAATCAAAGGAGATCTTAATATGATTAATAAAATTGGAAAAATCACAGTATACGTTGAGGACCAGGAACAGGCAAAGGACTTTTGGCTGAATAAAATGGGGTTTGTCTTGAAGCTCGAACAGCCTATGGGCCCAAATGCTTCTTGGATAGAAGTGGGACCAAGCGATGATGAATTTACGACTTTAGTTCTTTATTCAAAGGCAGCCATGGAACAGCAGAACCCATCTGCAGTTGCCCATCCATCCATTCTTTTCAGTACAGCAGATATTGAAGCTGCCTATGAACAAATGAAACAGAATGGTGTGGAAGTTGAGGATATGTTAAAAATGCCTTTCGGAACTATGTTCACGTTTAAAGACCAGGATGGAAATAATTACTTATTAAGAGAGGATAAGTAATTCAATCAAGACCTGTCCTGCATAAGCTGAGCGGACAGGTTTTATATCTCTTAGCCTTCAAATGCTTTTTTCAAAATATCCAAATCAATTTTTTTCTCCATTTGGAGCAATGCCTTCATTACTCTCTCCGTTTTTTCAGGATCATGGCTGCTGATCATTTCGCTTAACTCTGCAGGTACGATTTGCCATGATACGCCAAACCGATCCTTAAGCCAGCCGCAAGCCTGTGCCTTTATGTCCCCGCCTTCACAGAGCTTTTCCCAATAGTAGTCTATTTCTTCTTGATTCTCACAATTGACTATAAATGATATAGCCTCATTAAACCTAAACTTTGGCCCGCCATTCAGAGCAGTAAACTCCTGCCCTTCCAGCTG is a genomic window containing:
- a CDS encoding response regulator transcription factor; this translates as MQDSRLLLVDDEQAILHMLCTILQREQFRNIDTASTAAQALERCRANTYDLILLDVMLPDRSGFDICPLIRETTDAPIFFLTARSTDLDKLSGFALGADDYITKPFNPLEVAARIKAHLRRHKGSQPVPVQTIYDFGRIKINTSAGEVTVSGKRIDLPAQVYQLLLFLSKHPNQLFSKSQLYEHVWGEEGFGEDNTVMVHIRKLREKIESNPSSPCHIITVRGLGYKFVPEGSIYEHP
- a CDS encoding HAMP domain-containing sensor histidine kinase, which codes for MNIHRRFIFQFFVQLITVFVLFFIILISFWAFLGFSMMDFESKQDLSKAEDYFVSDHVSFKDGKAVFKEELKSLAKEQNGWLLAINETGDVLGTFNMPDKAPKKLKKSEIAAITYGESSEAHYTYWKIGTKPHFVLFGKAKAATKLLDQISPRVDWKQQKLNLSEIVEDELSRRNAWVQLIAPAGNVVDEYEANNQPNKYSVRKLFAEQDTEGSTPAVYFDQNTESAILLGIPADNKASTMEKSLFESLNRSLMIIFVMAFLLLLGGTLWYARKFGVPLLTLMKWIQNLGSGLYQEPADVHGNPVTLSRKGKLKRKFRIYKELITTLTQLTETLQQNEKQQRMMANTREEWISGLSHDLKTPLSSISGYAQMLATNDYTWSEKETKEFALIMAEKSDYMMDLLEDLTLTYRLKNNALPIAKVPTDLNEFIRRIIIHYINDPVYQDRTFHFIPHPESITASIDPKWFQRIMDNIIANAIKYNPPGTAISVILSSIEEHLIVINIKDDGIGMDSATLGKLFSRYYRGTHTGETGSGSGLGMAITKQLVHLHGGTINVQSKPQNGTLIRIMLPVN
- a CDS encoding permease — its product is MSGFIIYAGVTADSAPPSESYIMIGMAVMCFCLSYLYPQFKQKDERMKLIREKGMFASFFAMMMYLIVFNIGLKLDLILLTASAAVNILSTLLICTVFLSFVIYSRIY
- a CDS encoding helix-turn-helix transcriptional regulator; translation: MENNLVEFRKRHGYSQDRLAAKLGVSRQTVISIEKGKYYPSLPLAFELARTFNTTIEELFVYEGKKE
- a CDS encoding VOC family protein — protein: MINKIGKITVYVEDQEQAKDFWLNKMGFVLKLEQPMGPNASWIEVGPSDDEFTTLVLYSKAAMEQQNPSAVAHPSILFSTADIEAAYEQMKQNGVEVEDMLKMPFGTMFTFKDQDGNNYLLREDK
- a CDS encoding VOC family protein → MKHKIQKITPNLWFNTEAEEAANFYTSIFKNSAISKITRYGNERHELSGKTEGKVMTVKFQLEGQEFTALNGGPKFRFNEAISFIVNCENQEEIDYYWEKLCEGGDIKAQACGWLKDRFGVSWQIVPAELSEMISSHDPEKTERVMKALLQMEKKIDLDILKKAFEG